Proteins encoded by one window of Bacillota bacterium:
- a CDS encoding DUF2200 domain-containing protein, translating to MIKHRIYAMSFAKVYPAYVAKAEKKGRTQEEVDEIIRWLTGYPQEELAAHLEKGTDFETFFREAPAPHPNRRLIKGVVCGVRVEEIEEPIMREIRYLDKLVDELAKGKAMEKILRKE from the coding sequence ATGATCAAACACCGGATTTATGCCATGAGTTTTGCTAAGGTCTATCCGGCCTATGTGGCCAAGGCGGAGAAAAAGGGGCGTACGCAGGAGGAAGTGGATGAGATTATCCGCTGGTTGACCGGTTACCCCCAGGAAGAGTTAGCGGCCCATCTGGAAAAGGGGACCGATTTTGAAACCTTCTTCAGGGAGGCGCCCGCACCGCACCCCAATCGGCGGTTGATTAAAGGTGTAGTTTGCGGTGTCCGGGTGGAGGAGATCGAAGAGCCCATCATGCGGGAGATCCGCTATTTGGATAAGCTCGTCGATGAGTTGGCCAAGGGAAAGGCCATGGAGAAAATCCTGCGGAAGGAATAG